Proteins encoded in a region of the Coregonus clupeaformis isolate EN_2021a chromosome 9, ASM2061545v1, whole genome shotgun sequence genome:
- the LOC121574065 gene encoding protein FAM53C-like translates to MVTLIIEHLQKSSLDSNAHQRALNVSQLDPNNLGICWPTNGLMPESSYWQLCPPSKPGLQGVLSSSFPPCPVPLVPPETHLAEGEALHRPLVPSTSVTDLSFPGAPPPPPPPPKRHCRSLSVPEDLSRCRYTWRPSASRVWTPVNRQCHSGGGAGGPCPLRAPSSSLNSSLYSSSSPTFFSLALSPDSPLPWNFPWDPSDTAGGGACCCFFPSPSSCSSSPSPLHPPPPPQRRFSLSPVLIREAAAQFLPPPPVPPQRAAPPPAVPASPSSACSTPSSLRRAIPPQLPRCHSQPCDLLLLKPGLKRRRDPDRPFARPVLDFTKMTRTRSTDPLSGMERGRLACGGDVCMGFEPFLGDFRGSCSPAEGLGRTSIGPLSESDEEGEEGEEDPDREECQPSVFERDCTELDLSLIEEN, encoded by the exons ATGGTCACACTGATCATCGAGCATCTGCAGAAAAGTAGTCTGGACAGCAACGCTCACCAAAGGGCCCTCAACGTG TCTCAGCTGGACCCCAACAACCTAGGAATTTGCTGGCCTACAAATGGATTGATGCCTG AGAGCAGTTATTGGCAGCTCTGCCCTCCCTCCAAGCCTGGCCTGCAGGGTGTGCTGAGCTCCAGCTTCCCCCCCTGCCCTGTCCCTCTGGTTCCCCCCGAAACTCACCTGGCAGAGGGGGAAGCCCTGCACCGGCCCCTGGTCCCAAGCACCTCAGTGACAGACCTGTCTTTTCCAGGTGCACCCCCTCCCCCCCCGCCACCCCCCAAACGCCACTGTCGTTCACTGTCCGTGCCAGAGGACCTTTCACGCTGCCGTTATACCTGGCGGCCCAGCGCCTCGAGGGTCTGGACACCTGTGAATCGCCAATGCCACAGTGGAGGGGGAGCGGGGGGACCTTGTCCACTTCGTGCTCCTAGCTCGTCTCTAAACTCTTCACTATACTCTTCTTCAAGCCCCACATTCTTTAGCCTTGCTCTCTCCCCTGACTCCCCACTGCCCTGGAATTTCCCATGGGACCCCAGTGACACTGCTGGAGGAGGCGCCTGCTGCTGTTTCTTCCCCTCCCCGTCGTCCTGCTCCTCTTCTCCGTCCCCGCtccaccctccccctcctccacagCGACGcttctctctgtcccctgtcctTATCAGAGAGGCTGCCGCCCAGTTCCTGCCCCCGCCTCCAGTTCCACCGCAGCGTGCAGCACCCCCTCCGGCTGTGCCTGCTTCGCCCTCCTCTGCCTGCAGCACCCCGTCCTCGCTTCGCCGGGCCATCCCCCCTCAGCTCCCGCGCTGCCACTCCCAGCCCTGTGACCTGCTCCTTCTCAAACCGGGCCTGAAGCGACGCCGTGACCCAGACAGACCATTTGCCCGGCCAGTACTGGATTTCACCAAGATGACTCGG ACTCGCAGTACAGACCCCTTGAGTGGTATGGAGCGTGGGAGGCTGGCTTGTGGAGGGGATGTTTGCATGGGCTTTGAGCCTTTTTTGGGGGACTTCAGAGGGTCGTGTTCACCAGCAGAGGGGCTGGGAAGGACAAGCATTGGACCTCTAAGTGAGAGTGacgaggagggggaagagggggaggaagaccCTGATCGAGAAGAGTGTCAGCCGAGTGTCTTTGAGAGGGATTGTACAGAACTAGATTTGAGCCTAATTGAAGAAAATTAA
- the LOC121574066 gene encoding C-terminal-binding protein 1 isoform X2 produces MQGIRPPILNGPMHPRPLVALLDGRDCTVEMPVLKDVATVAFCDAQSTQEIHEKVLNEAVGALMYHTITLSRDDLDKFKGLRIIVRIGSGFDNVDIKAAAELGIAVCNVPATSVEETADTSMCLILNLYRRVTWMHQAMREGTRASSVEQIREVASGAARIRGETLGIIGLGRVGQAVALRAKAFGFSVIFYDPYLPDGVERSLGLQRMATLQDLLIHSDCVSLHCSLNEHNHHLINDFTIKQMRQGAFLVNTARGGLMDERALAQALKEGRIRGAALDVHETEPFSFSQGPLKDAPNLICTPHASWYSEQASLEAREEAAREVRRAITGRIPDSLKNCVNKEYLMATPQWPGMDPGAVHSELNGVTDYRFPTGLVGVAAAAAAGGLTGAGTAVEGIVAGNLAMAHGIAPVSRPPHTPSPGQPSKAETDRDMPTDQ; encoded by the exons ATGCAAG GCATTCGCCCCCCGATTCTGAATGGGCCGATGCACCCGCGCCCCCTGGTGGCGCTGTTGGATGGGCGCGACTGCACCGTGGAGATGCCTGTCCTAAAGGACGTGGCCACGGTGGCCTTCTGTGATGCCCAGTCCACCCAGGAGATCCACGAGAAG GTGCTGAATGAGGCAGTGGGTGCCCTGATGTACCACACCATCACCCTGTCGCGGGACGACCTGGACAAGTTCAAAGGCCTGCGGATCATTGTGCGAATCGGCAGTGGCTTTGACAACGTGGACATCAAGGCTGCGGCTGAACTAG GTATAGCGGTGTGTAATGTGCCTGCTACATCTGTGGAAGAGACGGCGGACACGTCCATGTGTCTGATCCTGAACCTGTACCGCCGCGTCACCTGGATGCACCAGGCTATGAGAGAGGGCACCAGGGCTTCCAGCGTGGAGCAGATCAGGGAGGTGGCCAGCGGCGCTGCCCGCATCCGGGGAGAGACTCTGGGCATCATCGGCCTGG GGCGAGTGGGCCAGGCTGTAGCGCTGCGGGCCAAGGCCTTTGGCTTCAGTGTGATCTTCTACGACCCCTACCTGCCAGACGGAGTGGAGCGCTCTCTGGGCCTGCAGCGAATGGCCACCCTGCAGGACCTGCTCATCCACTCTGACTGTGTGTCACTGCACTGCAGCCTCAACGAGCACAACCATCACCTCATCAACGACTTCACCATTAAACAG ATGCGTCAGGGAGCATTTTTGGTTAACACGGCGCGAGGGGGCCTGATGGATGAGAGGGCCCTGGCCCAGGCACTGAAAGAGGGCAGGATACGGGGTGCTGCCTTGGACGTACACGAGACAGAGCCCTTCAG CTTCTCTCAGGGCCCATTGAAGGACGCCCCCAATCTGATTTGCACTCCTCACGCATCCTGGTACAGCGAGCAGGCGTCACTCGAGGCGCGGGAGGAGGCAGCTAGAGAAGTGCGCCGGGCCATCACAG GCCGTATCCCTGACAGTCTGAAGAACTGTGTGAACAAGGAGTATCTGATGGCAACGCCCCAGTGGCCTGGCATGGACCCTGGGGCTGTGCACTCAGAACTCAATGGAGTTACTGATTACAG GTTCCCTACTGGTCTAGTGGGAGTGGCAGCGGCAGCGGCAGCAGGAGGCCTGACAGGGGCAGGCACTGCAGTGGAGGGAATTGTTGCAGGGAACCTGGCTATGGCACATGGGATTGCCCCCGTGTCCCGACCTCCCCACACACCGTCGCCGGGGCAACCCTCTAaagcagaaacagacagagacatgcCAACGGACCAATAG
- the LOC121574066 gene encoding C-terminal-binding protein 1 isoform X1: protein MALMDKHKVKRQRLDRICEGIRPPILNGPMHPRPLVALLDGRDCTVEMPVLKDVATVAFCDAQSTQEIHEKVLNEAVGALMYHTITLSRDDLDKFKGLRIIVRIGSGFDNVDIKAAAELGIAVCNVPATSVEETADTSMCLILNLYRRVTWMHQAMREGTRASSVEQIREVASGAARIRGETLGIIGLGRVGQAVALRAKAFGFSVIFYDPYLPDGVERSLGLQRMATLQDLLIHSDCVSLHCSLNEHNHHLINDFTIKQMRQGAFLVNTARGGLMDERALAQALKEGRIRGAALDVHETEPFSFSQGPLKDAPNLICTPHASWYSEQASLEAREEAAREVRRAITGRIPDSLKNCVNKEYLMATPQWPGMDPGAVHSELNGVTDYRFPTGLVGVAAAAAAGGLTGAGTAVEGIVAGNLAMAHGIAPVSRPPHTPSPGQPSKAETDRDMPTDQ from the exons ATGGCTCTCATGGATAAGCACAAAGTCAAGCGACAGAGGCTGGACCGCATTTGTGAAG GCATTCGCCCCCCGATTCTGAATGGGCCGATGCACCCGCGCCCCCTGGTGGCGCTGTTGGATGGGCGCGACTGCACCGTGGAGATGCCTGTCCTAAAGGACGTGGCCACGGTGGCCTTCTGTGATGCCCAGTCCACCCAGGAGATCCACGAGAAG GTGCTGAATGAGGCAGTGGGTGCCCTGATGTACCACACCATCACCCTGTCGCGGGACGACCTGGACAAGTTCAAAGGCCTGCGGATCATTGTGCGAATCGGCAGTGGCTTTGACAACGTGGACATCAAGGCTGCGGCTGAACTAG GTATAGCGGTGTGTAATGTGCCTGCTACATCTGTGGAAGAGACGGCGGACACGTCCATGTGTCTGATCCTGAACCTGTACCGCCGCGTCACCTGGATGCACCAGGCTATGAGAGAGGGCACCAGGGCTTCCAGCGTGGAGCAGATCAGGGAGGTGGCCAGCGGCGCTGCCCGCATCCGGGGAGAGACTCTGGGCATCATCGGCCTGG GGCGAGTGGGCCAGGCTGTAGCGCTGCGGGCCAAGGCCTTTGGCTTCAGTGTGATCTTCTACGACCCCTACCTGCCAGACGGAGTGGAGCGCTCTCTGGGCCTGCAGCGAATGGCCACCCTGCAGGACCTGCTCATCCACTCTGACTGTGTGTCACTGCACTGCAGCCTCAACGAGCACAACCATCACCTCATCAACGACTTCACCATTAAACAG ATGCGTCAGGGAGCATTTTTGGTTAACACGGCGCGAGGGGGCCTGATGGATGAGAGGGCCCTGGCCCAGGCACTGAAAGAGGGCAGGATACGGGGTGCTGCCTTGGACGTACACGAGACAGAGCCCTTCAG CTTCTCTCAGGGCCCATTGAAGGACGCCCCCAATCTGATTTGCACTCCTCACGCATCCTGGTACAGCGAGCAGGCGTCACTCGAGGCGCGGGAGGAGGCAGCTAGAGAAGTGCGCCGGGCCATCACAG GCCGTATCCCTGACAGTCTGAAGAACTGTGTGAACAAGGAGTATCTGATGGCAACGCCCCAGTGGCCTGGCATGGACCCTGGGGCTGTGCACTCAGAACTCAATGGAGTTACTGATTACAG GTTCCCTACTGGTCTAGTGGGAGTGGCAGCGGCAGCGGCAGCAGGAGGCCTGACAGGGGCAGGCACTGCAGTGGAGGGAATTGTTGCAGGGAACCTGGCTATGGCACATGGGATTGCCCCCGTGTCCCGACCTCCCCACACACCGTCGCCGGGGCAACCCTCTAaagcagaaacagacagagacatgcCAACGGACCAATAG